The genomic interval TGGGCCTGGGGCACGCAGCAGGAGACGCAGGCGCGGCTGGCCGTCTATCATCGGTGGATGCCCCAGATTCATGTCGATTTCCACGAGCAGGGCGTGGACGAGCCCTATTACTTCGCCCCGGCCGCCCGGCCCATCCATCCGCTGATCACGGACTGGCAACGGGCGCTGCAGGACACGATCGGCCGCAACCATGCCCGCTACTTCGACGCGGACGGCCGCCTCTACTTCACGCGTGAAGTGTTCGATCTCTTCTATCCGGGCTACGGCGATACCTGGCCTACCTTCAACGGAGCGATCGGCATGACCTACGAGCAGGGCGGCGGCGGACGGGCCGGCCTGGCCATCCGCACCGCCGAGGGCGACACGCTCACACTGGCCGAACGCATCCGCAATCACTATACGACCGGCCTTTCGACCATCGAGACGGCCGTCCGGCAGCGGCGTACGCTGCTGGACCGGTTCGCCCGCTACTTCGCCGAAGCGCAGGCGCAACCGGCCGGACGCTACCGCGCCTTTCTGATCCGGGGCGATGCGCACCCCGACCGGCTCGCCGCCCTCACGGCTTTGCTCGACCGGCAGGGCATCCGCTACGGCACGCTCGCGCGCACGCGTACGGTGGAGGGCCTCGATTACGCGACGGGCACCCGGCAGCGCGTCGAAGCGCGCCCGGGCGACCTCGTGGTGAGCGTCTACCAGCCGGCAGGCACGCTGGCCCGGGTGCTGTTCGACCCGGACCCGGTGCTTCCCGACTCGCTCACCTACGACATCACAAGCTGGACCCTTCCCTACGCTTTCGAGCTGGAAGCCTATGCGCTGAGCGAACGCCTGGAGCCGGACCGCCCGGGCTGGGCGCGTCCGACCCCGACACCGCCCTCCGAAGCGCAGCCCTACGCCTACCTGGTGCGCTGGGGCGGACTGGACGCCGCGCGTTTCCTGGCCGATGTGCTTCGCCGGGGCGTGAGGGTCCGGGTGACCGAAGTCCCGCTGACGCTGAACGGCCGGCGCTTCGAGGCCGGCACGCTGATCCTGACGCGCGCCGGCAGCGAACACCTGGGCACCCGCTTCGACCGGATCGTGCGCGAGGCGGCCGACCGCTGGCACCAGCAGCTCTACACGACCCGGACGGGCTTTGTGGACGAGGGACCCGATCTGGGATCCGCGCGCGTGCGCTTCCTCCGGAAGCCCCGCGTCTACCTGCTGGCCGGACCGCCCGCTTCGGCCTACGCCGTGGGCGAAATCTGGCATTTCTTCGATCAGGTGCTGCACTATCCGGTCACGCTGGTGGAACGGGACGAGCTGGACGAACTGCTGCTCGATGAAGGCGACGTGCTGATCCTTCCGCACGGATTCTACAACGCCCGGGAAATGCCGCTCGAATCGCTGCTGGAAGGGGTGCGGCGCGGCGCCCGGCTGATCGCGCTGGAAGGAGCGCTCGATCTGCTGGCCGGGCAACAGGGCGTGGCGCTCAAGCGACGGCAGGGAGACGACTCGGAGCAGGACACCGCCGCGCGGCCGCGTCGCTACGCGATGCGCGAGCGGGAAGCCATCAGCGATCAGGTGCCGGGCGCCGTCTATCGCGTACAGCTCGATCCTACGCACCCGCTGGCCTTCGGGCTTGCCCGCTACTTTACGTTGAAGCGCAGCACGCGGGCCTACGAGCTGCTGGAAGACGGCTGGAACGTGGCCTGGCTCGAAGACGGGCGCCCACGCAGCGGCTTTGCCGGCTACCGGACCGTGGAGCGCCTCCGCGAAACGCTCGTGGTCGGCACGCAGCGGCTGGGCCGGGGCACGCTCGTCTTCTTCGTGGACGATCCGCTCTTCCGCGGTTTCTGGCACGCCGGCCAGCTCCTGTTCGCGAACGCCGTGTTTTTCGGAGAATGAATTTCAGGGGGTTCTCCACCGCCCCTCGGCGTAGCGGGCGAGTAGCAGCGGGCGTGCGGGAGGCGGCGTTTCGGCGAAGCGGTAGGCGGCCAGCAGCGCCTGTTGGAAATCTTCGAGCCGGTCGCGGCGGTGTGTGTAGAGCGTGGCGAGCACGTCGCCGGGGGCCACGGGGTCGCCGGGCTTTCGGTGCAGCACCAGGCCGGCCGTGGGATCCACCGGATCTTCCTTGACGCGGCGGCCGGCGCCCAGATGCACGGCCAGGCGTCCCACGGCGCGGGCGTCCAGATCGGCCACGTACCCGCGGATCCCGTCGGGGGCGCGTACTTCGCCGGCCGGTTCGGCGTCGGGGCGGGTCTCGGGGCGCTCGAGCACGCGCACGTCGCCACCCTGGGCCCGTACCATGGCGCAGAAGCGCTCGAAGGCGCGGCCGTCGGTCAGTGCCGCACGGGCCAGCCGGCGTCCGGCCTCCGGCGTTTCGGCGACGCCGCCCAGCCAGAGCATTTCGCCGGCCAGCGCCAGTGTGACTTCGATCAGGTCTTCGATTCCTTCAAAATCGCCACGAAGCGCCCGCAGGCTTTCGACGACCTCGGGCCAGTTGCCCACGGCACGGCCGAGCGGTACGTTCATGTCGGTCAGCCAGGCCACGGCCGGGCGGCCCGCCCGCGTGGCAATGCCCACGAGCGTTTCGGCCAGGCGCCGCGCGTCCGCCTCCTGCTGCATGAAGGCGCCGCGGCCGCACTTGACGTCGAACACGAGCGCGTCGGCCCCTTCGGCCAGTTTCTTGCTCAGGATCGAGGCGGCGATGAGCGGGATCGACTCGATTGTACCCGTCACGTCGCGCAATGCGTAGAGTTTGCGGTCGGCCGGCGCGATCTCGTCGGTCTGGCCGATCATCACCACGCCCAGCTCCCGGAGCTGGCGGCGAAAGGCTTCGATCGACAGATCGGTGCGCAGGCCCGGGATCGACTCCAGCTTGTCGAGCGTGCCGCCCGTGTGGCCCAGACCGCGGCCTGAGATCATCGGCACCGGCACGCCGCAGGCGGCCACCAGGGGCGCCAGGATCAGCGAGACCTTGTCGCCCACGCCGCCGGTGGAGTGCTTGTCGACTTTCCGGCCGGGCAGATCCGACAGATCCAGCACGCGTCCCGAGTGCAGCATGGCGTCGGTGAGCGCGTCCATTTCCGCTTCGTTCAGGCCCCGGATGAAGGCGGCCATCAGGAACGCGCTCATCTGATAGTCGGGCACTTCGTCGTGCGTGTAGGCCTGCACGAGCCAGCGCAGGTCGTTCGGGGCCAGGTGGCCTCCGTCGCGCTTCGTGATGATCAGTTCGACAACGTCGGGCATGTCAGTGCGTGGCGTTCAGCAGTTGATCGGCAGCCAGCACGAGCAACATGAAGTGGGTGGCGCCGCCGCCCATCACGTACTCGGCCTGTTGCCACAGGTAGGGGAATTCTTTGAGTTCGGGAAAATCGGGGCGAATCAGGGCCGTCCCCGAAACGACGCCGCCCGGGATGTACGTCCAGTCGGCACGGTTGAAGCCGTAGGCCACGGTGACCGAACGGGCGCCGACGCCCGAGGCGAACGCGGCCGTGTTTCGGCCCGGATGTACACCCAGCACGAAGTTGAGCGCGTTGAAGACGTAGTCGGGCGGGACCAGGTCCGGGAAGGCGCGGTGCAGCAGGTACTGGCGGACGCCGAAGCGCTGGATGTCCCAGCCGGCTCCCCAGATGCGCGGTCGGTAGGGCACCCCGTAAGGGTTTTCCTGCTGAAGCCGGTGTACGTCATCCATGTAGCGCGCCACGGCGGCCCGCACCGCCTCGGCAAAGGCCGAATCGCCGAGGGTCGGAAGGATCGCGCCGACCGCCCAGCCGACACTTCCGATACGGGCCACGATTCGGTTGCGGTCGTTCAGCAGCGTCCGGCGGTAGAGATCGCGGCCGGTGGTGCGGAAAAGCTCGACGGCGGCCACCACGCGCTCGTTGAAGCCCCGCGACGTGTCGCGTTCCTGTTGCCAGAGCGCCTCGGCCGCTTCCACGCAGGCGCGGGCCAGCTCCGGATTGTAGGAGCGCAGGACGCGTCCGGCCGCGGCCAGCGCGGCAATGCCCTTGTACTCGTGGGCCGGGTTGCTTTCGGTGAAGACCCAGCGGTCGTCGGCCGTCGTGACCACCCAGCGGGGATCGCGGGCGTCCACGCGCAGCGCCGAAAGGGTTTCGGGCGGGACGGACGGATCGTAGACGCGGTTATCCGTACTGTTGGCCGGATCGCCGATGAGCACGTACTGCTTGAGCGTGGGGGCGATGATCCCCCGGTAGAGCCGCCCCAGCGCCCGGTAGCCTCCCAGAATGCTCAGCACGCCGTGCTCGATCTGCTGGAGCACGTCCGGCCGTCCGTCAGGCTGGTGGATCTGGGTCAGGCGTCGCCGCTGGTTGATCGTCGTGTTGTCGTAGGTTTTCAGCACATCGAACAGTTCGTACATCGTGGCCAGGATGAAGACCTCGTCGGCCTGCGACTCGATGCGCAGGTCGTTGTCGCCGGCGTCGTGCCAGCCGCCCACGTTCAGCCCGGGCACGTGTTCGCCGGGCGCATAGGGCGCGCGCAGCTCCGGGCCCTGCACGTAGCCGTCGATATGGTTCGTGTCGGGTGGAGCCATGCGGGCGTCGTCCAGGTGGCAGGCGCCGTGCCAGACCCGGTACTGCTGCTCCACGCGCATGTGGCACATCTGCACGGGCAGGAAGAACTCCAGCGTGGGTTGCCAGACGTGGCGCTGGTACACGTCGGGAGCGATCCGGAACGGATGCGAGCGTACGTCCCGGAAGGTCAGCACGTACAGGCCCGGCCGGGTAACGTGGCTGAAGTCGAAGTGCGCATAGCGGTAACGCAGGAAGCGGCCGTTCCAGGGCACAGGCGGTCCGGCCAGCACCGTGTCGGTCGCGCCGTCATTGCCAAGGCGCAGCAGATAGACGGTGCCCTGCAGGTCGTCGCGTGCGTCCAGTTCCAGCACGGCCACCTTGGGCTGACGCGGATGGTACCCCACCTGGGAGACCTGCAGGACCGGGCCGTAGCGCCAGCCCGGAATCACGTGCGGCCGTACCACCCACTCGAGGGCGTTCGTGGTTACCCCGGCCGGGATGGTCGTGCGCACCACGAACCAGCCGTTGTCGTGTTGAACGCGGCCGTCGTACAGCACCAGCTCGCCCCGCAGGCTTTCGATCTCCAGCCGCAGTGCGTCCGACTCCGGCGCCACCAGCAGGCGGCGGCCTGTGGCCAGCGGGACGGCCTCCACCTCGCCCGCGTCATTGACCCGGACCGGTCCGTTCGGCTGGCGTGGAAAGATGCCCGCCGCGTCGTCCATGTACCAGCTTTTGCCGAAAAGCGCCCCGGGAAACAACTCCAGGTTGAAGCCAACCCTGCCCGCCCATGCTTCCGGGAGCGGTTCGTCCAGGTCCACGATGATGCGCACGCCGTCGGCCTCGCCGCGCACGCGCACCCGGTAGGTCAGATGCAGGTCCGGGTAGAAGATCGGATTGAAGCCTTTGCGATCGCGCTCAGGGTCAGGATAGGCCAGGTAGGCCACGACCTCGTTGCGCTCCGGATGCACCTCACGCCGGAGCAGGCGCGGGACGGGTTGCCACTGGCCCGGCGTCGCCTCAAGACGCACGTCGCCGTTGGCCGCCACGCGCTCGCCGTGCTGAATGAGCGTCACGCCGCTCTGGTGGCCTTCCGGATAAAAATCCTGAAAGACCATGACACTGACGCCTTCTCGCTCGAAGTACTCGCGCTCGTTCAGCACGAAGCCTTCCGACTGACCGAAGCCGGGCCGGACCAGCAGCCAGCTCAGCAGCAACAGATACCGACGCATGGGGAAAATGCAGTTGGCAAACAGATTATGGCGCAAGATGCGACAGAGGCCGGCAAAACGCAACAAAAAAAGCGGCCCACCTTTTGGCAGGCCGCTTTTTGCAACGGGATGCGCGGCTTACTTGCCTTCCTCTTCGGCTTCCGGCTTCTGGTGGCCCTGGGAGGTCACCTTACCGTAGCGGCGCATGAACTTCTCGACGCGGCCGGCGCGGTCGACGAACTGGCGCACGCCCGTGTAGAACGGGTGGTTCGTCGCGTCCACGTCGGAGACGTAGACGGGCCCCTTCATCGTCGAACGAATCTGAAACTCGGTGCCGTCGGCCAGCCGCACGGTGATCAGGTTGTATTCCGGATGCAGCCCCTTTTTCATGACAACCCCGTCCGCGGTTTGACTTTAATCTTTCCGAACCGGAAGTTCGTGCAACGGCCGACGAAACGTCCCGGTTCCGACTTCAGGGGGCCGTGTAGATTTCGGCGCCTTTTGCGCGGAACTCGCGGGCCTTTTCCTCCAGCCCTTCTTCGATCACCTGACGGGCATCGACGCCTTTCTCGGCGGCCATCGCCCGGATTTCCTCGGTGATTTTCATGGAGCAGAACTTCGGCCCGCACATCGAGCAGAAGTGCGCCAGCTTGGCCCCTTCGGCCGGAAGCGTCTCGTCGTGGTACTCGCGGGCCCGCTCCGGATCGAGCGACAGGTTGAACTGATCCTCCCAGCGGAATTCGAAGCGAGCCTTCGAGAGCGCGTTGTCCCAGTACTGGGCGCCGGGGTGCCCCTTGGCCAGGTCGGCCGCGTGCGCGGCGATCTTGTAGGCGATCACGCCCTCGCGCACGTCGTTCTTGTTGGGCAGGCCCAGGTGCTCCTTGGGCGTGACGTAGCAGAGCATGGCCGCGCCGTACCAGCCGATCATCGCCGCGCCGATGGCCGACGTGATGTGGTCGTAGGCCGGGGCGATGTCGGTCACCAGCGGCCCGAGCGTGTAGAACGGCGCCTCGTAGCAGTCTTCCAGCTCCCGGTCCACGTTCTCCTTGATCAGGTGCATGGGGATGTGGCCGGGGCCTTCGATCATCACCTGCACGTCGTACTTCCAGGCGATCCGGGTCAGCTCGCCGAGCGTCTTGAGTTCGGCAAACTGCGCCTCGTCGTTGGCGTCCTGAATGGAGCCAGGCCGCAGCCCGTCGCCCAGACTGATCGACACGTCGTACTGGCGCAGAATCTCGCAGATTTCCTCAAAGTGCGTGTAGAGGAAGTTTTCCCTGTGGTGGGCCAGGCACCACTTGGCGATGATCGAGCCGCCGCGCGAGACGATGCCCGTGCGCCGGTTGGCCGTCAGCGGGATGTAGGCGAGCCGGACGCCCGCATGAATCGTCATGTAATCGACGCCCTGCTCGCACTGCTCGATGAGCGTGTCGCGGAAGATCTCCCAGGTCAGCTCTTCGGGCTTGCCGCCCACCTTTTCGAGCGCCTGGTAGATGGGCACCGTCCCGATGGGCACCGGACTGTTGCGGATGATCCACTCGCGCGTTTCGTGGATGTTTTTGCCCGTCGAGAGGTCCATCACCGTGTCGGCGCCCCAGTAGATGGCCCACAGCAGCTTTTCGACTTCTTCGTCGATGGAGCTGGAGACGGCCGAGGTGCCGATGTTCGCGTTGATCTTGACCAGGAAGTTGCGGCCGATGATCATCGGCTCGCACTCCGGATGGTTGACGTTGCACGGGATGATGGCGCGGCCGCGGGCCACCTCGTCGCGCACGAATTCGGGCGTGATGACGGGCGGAATCTGAGCGCCCCAGGGTTGGCCCGGATGCTGGAAGGCAAGCGACCAGCGGTCGCCCGGCTCCTTCTGGAGTTCGATGAGCCGCTCGCGCCGCTGGTTTTCACGGATGGCGACGAACTCCATCTCGGGCGTGATGATGCCCTGGCGGGCATAGTACATCTGCGTGACGGCCGCGCCGTTTTTGCCGCGCAGCGGACGCCGTCGCGGACCGGGCCAGCGATGCAGCTTGCCGCGCTGCTCGGCCCGCCGACGCTCTTCCTCGTTCCGATAGCCGTCGTCGATGGGCTGCACCGGCCGTCCGTCGTATTCCTCCACGTCGCCGCGGGCCTCGATCCAGGGACGCCGCAGCGGCGGCAGACCCTGGCGAATGTCGCCGTGAAAGTCGGGGTCGCCCCACGGTCCGCGCGTGTCGTAGAGCAGAACCGGATCGTTGGGCTCCAGGCTTCCGTCCGGCAGGCGCGTGGGCGAAAGCTGAACCTCCTTGAACGGGACGCGCAGCTCCGGATAGCGGTTGCCCTGCACGTACACGCGCCGAATCGCAGCAGGTGGCTTGGGAATCATCGTGCCCTCCCTGGGTTTTTGGGTGACGGTTTACCGACGGTCAAAACCCGGGGGCACGCAGAGAAAGGCACCAACGGCAGCATGTGCGATCGGTGACCGTTTCCCTGCGCCGGCATTACCCGGATCAGGTTCGAAGGGTATGCTCTCAGCCCTGTCCCTTGCGGGGACAGAGCACCCCCACGGTCTGCACTGGCCAACGTCGCGGAAAACAAACCGTTCCCGTCGTCGGCAGGAGATCGGGTTTGCAGGGACGCGATTTCGGACCGGGCGATAAGTGATGCGCCGTGGCCAATCCCGTTCGTCAAACGTGCGGCCTTACGCTTCGGCCGGGGCAGGGCCGGCTGACCTTCGACACGTGCCGAGATTTCTGTTGTGCCGATTATTGTTTAACCTGTTAAAAGTTACAATTTTACAGGCGCTTTTCCTCTTGACAGATTGTGTGTGTGTGTAACTTAACGGCAGCTTCTCAAAAGCAAGGACTTTTCACCAACCCGGACACTTCGGGCCATGTCGGCGGTGCAGAAAATCGGCCTGGGCCTGCTGCTCCTGGCGCTGAGCTGGGGCCTGCACGCCTGGCGACTGCACCGAAGCGTGCCCGAGGTGCCCTTCCCCTCCGAGGCCCTCGTACCGGTCTGGACCCCGGCCGAGAACTCCGAGCCGACGGACGCAGCGGGCGAGGTGCTGCTGTTTTTCAGCCCGAACGAATGCGGCCAGACCGTGGCGCGTACGGCCCGGGCCTGGGTCGAAGGGGCCCATGCACTGGGTTTTCGGGTGGTGGGGATTCTGGAGGATCGGGGCCGGGAGCTGGCGCGGCGCTATGCAGCGGTGATGGGGTTTCCGTTCGGGGTGTGGTGGGATTCGCTGGGCTGGTACGGGCGGCATTTCGGGGAGGCGGCGTTGCCGCGGGCGCTGGTGCGGCGGGAGGGTCGGGTGGTGGGCGAGCTGGGTCCGGAGGTGTTGCGCACGGTGGGGGATGCTTCGTCGGTGCGGCTGTTGTTGCTGGGCGATCACCGGTGATCGGATAGAGGGCGTATGTTTCACAAAAACAAAAGGAGGTGAGCTATGAGACGCTGGAAGGATCGGCTGGCGACGTTGTTTCTGGTGCTGGCGCTGGGCCTGAGCCTGATGCCGTGGATCAATGAAGCCCGACCGGCAAAGGCAGATCTTCAAATCTGTTACAATATCCAGTAGAAGAGATCTGTGATATCCCTCCCCTCAACTGCTTCTGTGAGATTATCATTACACCGCAGTGATGGCGTGGGGAGTTGTTAACAAGGGGCTCCGGTGGCTGTGGGTTGTGGTTGCCGGGGCCTTTTTATGCGGGTGCGGTGCAGAAAAGCCCGCCGAGGTTCGGGCCATGCTCGTGCCGGTCGATACGATCCACCTGCAGGAGCCCGATACGCTCTTTCTGGGGGAATTTCTGTGGGTTGAGGTGGAATTGCAGCCATTTCGGCTGTATGTGCCAGATCTCCGGCTACGGAGGGTGGTGGTCTACGACAGCTTGGGACGACCCGTTCAGGTGATCGGTCGGCCAGGAACCGAAGCGCCAGGGACGCTCTACCGCGCCGTTCAGGTGCTCGTACATGGTGAATTGGTTTATGTCCAACAGGAATACAGTCGGGTCAGCCGCTTCACGAAGACGGGGCGTTTTATCGATCGTCCTCAGTTGCCGGAAGGCTACGGGCTCAATGCCGGCTTTCGTTCTCTGGACGAGGGGCATCTTGTCGTGCCTTCTGTGGCGATGAGTGAGCCCTGTTCGTCGTGGCTGGAGCCGGCCTGTGAAGAGACGCGGGCGTTTTCGGTAGTCGACACGGGGCTGAATCAGGTTGTTTACCGCTTCGGAGTGTACCCCCAACTTTATCAGGAGGGAAACTACGTGCCGCGTCGCGCCGCCACGGATGTATTACCCGAAGCGCGGCTGGCCGCAGCGGTCTATGAGCTGTCCTCGGAGTTGCAGCTGTATTTTCTCGGGGAACGGGAGGGGCGTCTGGTTCGGCGCATTGTGCTCCGGCATCCTGCATGGCGTGATCCTCCGGAGGATATGCGTGCCGAACTGGCCGTGAATGACCGAGCGCGTTTCAACGAGTTGATGTTGCAAAGCTCTTTTATGAAACGTGTGTTTTTTGTAGCAGACACCCTGGTTTTAGCACACTTTTTCAACTTGAAGCCGCTTTATTTTGAGTTGCAGGGCTGGGACGATCGCAAAGTGATGCCCTATGGCGTGCTTGCTTCGATTTCCGGACGATGGCAGCAACCCCTGGATATGCCAGGATTGGTGCTGGGCCGAGACGAGGCTTTTCATCTCTACATCCGATTGTCGGACGAGCCGGACCGGCGGCTGATCGGGCGCTTTCGTGTGGAGGTGCGGCGGTGAGGAGTGTTCAGCCTTCCTCTTCGTCGAGCAATTCGTCTTCGATTTCTTCTTCGGGCGTTTCTTCGTCGGTGGCGAGCTGGTCGAGGTCGATGAGCTCTTCGTCGGCGCCGTCGGCGAGCGCGGCCGCACGGGCCAGCTCTTTGCGCAGGAAGCGGCCGGTGTGCGTGTCCTGCGCCGCCAGCTCCTCGGGCGTGCCCGCAAACAGGATGTGGCCGCCGGCATCACCGCCTTCGGGTCCCAGTTCGATCACGTGGTCGGCCACCTTGATCACGTCGAGGTTGTGCTCGATCACCAGCACCGTGTTGCCCTTGCGTACGAGTGCCCGGAGCACGGCCAGCAGGTGCCGGATGTCCTCGAAGTGCAGGCCGGTGGTCGGCTCGTCCAGGATGTAGAGCGTGTTTCCGGTGCCGGGGCGTGACAGCTCGCGGGCCAGCTTGATGCGCTGGGCCTCACCGCCCGACAGCGTGGTGGCGGGCTGGCCCAGCCGGATGTAGCCGAGCCCGACGGCCTGCAGCGTGCGCAGCTTACGGGCGATGCGCGGCATGTTCTCGAAGAACGCCAGCGCCTCGTCCACGGTCATCTCCAGCACGTCGGCGATGCTCTTGCCCCGGTAGCGAACCTCCAGCGTTTCGGCGTTGTAGCGGCGGCCCTTGCAGGTCTCGCAGGTCACGTGCACGTCCGGCAGGAAGTTCATCTCCAGCTTCACCACGCCGGCGCCCTTGCAGGTCTCGCAGCGGCCGCCCTTTACGTTGAAGGAGAACCGGCCGGGTTTGTAGCCGCGGAGCTGGGCTTCGGGAAGCCGGGCGAACAGGTCGCGGATGTGGCTGAACAGGCCCGTGTAGGTGGCGGGGTTCGAGCGGGGCGTGCGGCCGATGGGCTTCTGGTCGATGTCGATCACCTTGTCCAGATGCTCGAGCCCTTCGATGCGCTCGTAGGAAAGCGGCACCAGGCGGGCGTTGTGAAAGTGGCGGGCCAGGATCGGGTAGAGCGTCTGGTTGATCAGGCTCGACTTGCCCGAGCCCGAAACGCCCGTCACGCAGATGAACGTGCCCAGCGGCAGCACGAGCGGATCGCCCTTCAGGTTGTGGCCGCGGGCACCGTAGAGCACGAGCCGGTGGCCGTTGCCGGTGCGCCGCTCGCGGGGTACCGGGATGTAGCGTTCACCCTGCAGGTAGGCGGCCGTCAGGCTGACGTGCCCGTCGCGCACCGCCAGGCGGTCGGGCGGTCCCTCGGCCACCACGTGGCCGCCGTGTT from Rhodothermus marinus carries:
- a CDS encoding M14 family metallopeptidase, with product MQKIRRACLLVALGLAPALAAQPLQSPEEFLGYPPGARFTPHHRVVDYFEYVARTSPRVQLVQYGETYEGRPLLLAIISSPENLARIEALREDNLRRAGRLSGTPDPDGPVFVWLSYNVHGNEAVSTEAALLTLYALAHPDSQRTDAWLKQAVVLLDPCLNPDGRERYVQWYHRMLGVRPDPDPVAREHHEPWPGGRTNHYYFDLNRDWAWGTQQETQARLAVYHRWMPQIHVDFHEQGVDEPYYFAPAARPIHPLITDWQRALQDTIGRNHARYFDADGRLYFTREVFDLFYPGYGDTWPTFNGAIGMTYEQGGGGRAGLAIRTAEGDTLTLAERIRNHYTTGLSTIETAVRQRRTLLDRFARYFAEAQAQPAGRYRAFLIRGDAHPDRLAALTALLDRQGIRYGTLARTRTVEGLDYATGTRQRVEARPGDLVVSVYQPAGTLARVLFDPDPVLPDSLTYDITSWTLPYAFELEAYALSERLEPDRPGWARPTPTPPSEAQPYAYLVRWGGLDAARFLADVLRRGVRVRVTEVPLTLNGRRFEAGTLILTRAGSEHLGTRFDRIVREAADRWHQQLYTTRTGFVDEGPDLGSARVRFLRKPRVYLLAGPPASAYAVGEIWHFFDQVLHYPVTLVERDELDELLLDEGDVLILPHGFYNAREMPLESLLEGVRRGARLIALEGALDLLAGQQGVALKRRQGDDSEQDTAARPRRYAMREREAISDQVPGAVYRVQLDPTHPLAFGLARYFTLKRSTRAYELLEDGWNVAWLEDGRPRSGFAGYRTVERLRETLVVGTQRLGRGTLVFFVDDPLFRGFWHAGQLLFANAVFFGE
- a CDS encoding thymidine phosphorylase encodes the protein MPDVVELIITKRDGGHLAPNDLRWLVQAYTHDEVPDYQMSAFLMAAFIRGLNEAEMDALTDAMLHSGRVLDLSDLPGRKVDKHSTGGVGDKVSLILAPLVAACGVPVPMISGRGLGHTGGTLDKLESIPGLRTDLSIEAFRRQLRELGVVMIGQTDEIAPADRKLYALRDVTGTIESIPLIAASILSKKLAEGADALVFDVKCGRGAFMQQEADARRLAETLVGIATRAGRPAVAWLTDMNVPLGRAVGNWPEVVESLRALRGDFEGIEDLIEVTLALAGEMLWLGGVAETPEAGRRLARAALTDGRAFERFCAMVRAQGGDVRVLERPETRPDAEPAGEVRAPDGIRGYVADLDARAVGRLAVHLGAGRRVKEDPVDPTAGLVLHRKPGDPVAPGDVLATLYTHRRDRLEDFQQALLAAYRFAETPPPARPLLLARYAEGRWRTP
- a CDS encoding glycoside hydrolase family 9 protein, whose protein sequence is MRRYLLLLSWLLVRPGFGQSEGFVLNEREYFEREGVSVMVFQDFYPEGHQSGVTLIQHGERVAANGDVRLEATPGQWQPVPRLLRREVHPERNEVVAYLAYPDPERDRKGFNPIFYPDLHLTYRVRVRGEADGVRIIVDLDEPLPEAWAGRVGFNLELFPGALFGKSWYMDDAAGIFPRQPNGPVRVNDAGEVEAVPLATGRRLLVAPESDALRLEIESLRGELVLYDGRVQHDNGWFVVRTTIPAGVTTNALEWVVRPHVIPGWRYGPVLQVSQVGYHPRQPKVAVLELDARDDLQGTVYLLRLGNDGATDTVLAGPPVPWNGRFLRYRYAHFDFSHVTRPGLYVLTFRDVRSHPFRIAPDVYQRHVWQPTLEFFLPVQMCHMRVEQQYRVWHGACHLDDARMAPPDTNHIDGYVQGPELRAPYAPGEHVPGLNVGGWHDAGDNDLRIESQADEVFILATMYELFDVLKTYDNTTINQRRRLTQIHQPDGRPDVLQQIEHGVLSILGGYRALGRLYRGIIAPTLKQYVLIGDPANSTDNRVYDPSVPPETLSALRVDARDPRWVVTTADDRWVFTESNPAHEYKGIAALAAAGRVLRSYNPELARACVEAAEALWQQERDTSRGFNERVVAAVELFRTTGRDLYRRTLLNDRNRIVARIGSVGWAVGAILPTLGDSAFAEAVRAAVARYMDDVHRLQQENPYGVPYRPRIWGAGWDIQRFGVRQYLLHRAFPDLVPPDYVFNALNFVLGVHPGRNTAAFASGVGARSVTVAYGFNRADWTYIPGGVVSGTALIRPDFPELKEFPYLWQQAEYVMGGGATHFMLLVLAADQLLNATH
- the rpmE gene encoding 50S ribosomal protein L31 — translated: MKKGLHPEYNLITVRLADGTEFQIRSTMKGPVYVSDVDATNHPFYTGVRQFVDRAGRVEKFMRRYGKVTSQGHQKPEAEEEGK
- the thiC gene encoding phosphomethylpyrimidine synthase ThiC — protein: MIPKPPAAIRRVYVQGNRYPELRVPFKEVQLSPTRLPDGSLEPNDPVLLYDTRGPWGDPDFHGDIRQGLPPLRRPWIEARGDVEEYDGRPVQPIDDGYRNEEERRRAEQRGKLHRWPGPRRRPLRGKNGAAVTQMYYARQGIITPEMEFVAIRENQRRERLIELQKEPGDRWSLAFQHPGQPWGAQIPPVITPEFVRDEVARGRAIIPCNVNHPECEPMIIGRNFLVKINANIGTSAVSSSIDEEVEKLLWAIYWGADTVMDLSTGKNIHETREWIIRNSPVPIGTVPIYQALEKVGGKPEELTWEIFRDTLIEQCEQGVDYMTIHAGVRLAYIPLTANRRTGIVSRGGSIIAKWCLAHHRENFLYTHFEEICEILRQYDVSISLGDGLRPGSIQDANDEAQFAELKTLGELTRIAWKYDVQVMIEGPGHIPMHLIKENVDRELEDCYEAPFYTLGPLVTDIAPAYDHITSAIGAAMIGWYGAAMLCYVTPKEHLGLPNKNDVREGVIAYKIAAHAADLAKGHPGAQYWDNALSKARFEFRWEDQFNLSLDPERAREYHDETLPAEGAKLAHFCSMCGPKFCSMKITEEIRAMAAEKGVDARQVIEEGLEEKAREFRAKGAEIYTAP